A genome region from Brachymonas denitrificans includes the following:
- the scpB gene encoding SMC-Scp complex subunit ScpB, protein MNSAQAKRILETALICAQQPLTLRDMRTLFEDALGADTLRQLLHELAQEWEQKGVELVCVSSGWRFQSRPEMRPFLDRLHPEKPPRYTRATLETLAIIAYRQPVTRGDIEDIRGVTVNSQLIKQLEDRGWVETIGYRETAGRPGLLATTRQFLDDLGLASLDQLPALEDIDQGAVFAQLESLETPLPLEEPAATETAESIPAVAATPTGAASETPAVAPQPDAGDNTPSHHSAVPTPDGMPVASDSPDSGTTGSGPV, encoded by the coding sequence ATGAACTCCGCGCAAGCCAAACGCATCCTCGAGACCGCCTTGATCTGCGCACAGCAGCCCCTGACGCTGCGCGACATGCGCACGCTGTTCGAGGACGCGCTGGGCGCCGATACGCTGCGCCAGCTGCTGCACGAGCTGGCGCAGGAGTGGGAGCAGAAGGGCGTGGAACTGGTGTGCGTCTCGAGCGGCTGGCGTTTCCAGAGCCGACCGGAAATGCGCCCCTTTCTCGATCGCCTGCACCCGGAAAAGCCGCCACGCTACACGCGCGCCACTCTGGAAACACTGGCCATCATTGCCTATCGCCAGCCGGTAACGCGCGGCGATATCGAGGATATCCGCGGTGTGACGGTCAACTCGCAACTGATCAAGCAACTGGAAGACCGCGGCTGGGTCGAAACCATCGGCTACCGTGAAACGGCCGGCCGTCCCGGCCTGCTCGCCACCACGCGCCAGTTTCTGGACGACCTGGGTCTCGCCTCGCTGGACCAGCTCCCCGCGCTCGAGGATATTGACCAGGGCGCCGTGTTTGCCCAGCTCGAATCTCTGGAAACCCCGTTGCCGCTCGAAGAGCCAGCTGCCACCGAGACAGCCGAATCCATCCCCGCTGTGGCGGCCACGCCAACCGGGGCTGCATCGGAAACCCCGGCAGTTGCCCCGCAGCCCGATGCAGGCGACAATACGCCATCGCACCATTCAGCAGTTCCG
- a CDS encoding RluA family pseudouridine synthase, whose product MVDDTLLADAAAADESALEADDETRELMVDAAGNGQRLDRFLAGAVAEFSRSYLQQLIEAGLLTRNGQPCSKAATKLRAGDRLALVLRATAQSQAFVAQDIPLDIVHEDAHLVIINKPAGMVVHPAAGNWSGTLLNALLHRYAEAAQVPRAGIVHRLDKDTSGLMVVARDRSTMDQLVQQIAAREVGREYWAIGQGHWKRGSEQACSVDAAIGRDPRNRLRMAVVDLAHQSGKTARTDITLVGNSTTGGAPACWVQCKLHTGRTHQIRVHMQHLGHPLLGDATYGGAQAWGMQRQALHAFRLSLRHPVTGQPLQCVAPLPADMHDALQAMGLPPQAPAFFPVQP is encoded by the coding sequence ATGGTCGATGACACCCTGTTGGCCGATGCCGCGGCGGCCGATGAGTCCGCGCTCGAGGCCGACGATGAAACCCGTGAGCTGATGGTCGACGCGGCCGGCAACGGCCAGCGGCTGGACCGCTTTCTGGCCGGTGCCGTTGCCGAGTTTTCGCGCAGCTATCTGCAGCAACTGATCGAGGCAGGCCTGCTGACCCGCAATGGCCAGCCCTGCAGCAAGGCCGCGACCAAGCTGCGGGCGGGCGACCGGTTGGCGCTGGTGCTGCGCGCCACGGCACAGTCGCAGGCCTTTGTGGCGCAGGACATTCCGCTCGACATCGTCCATGAAGACGCGCATCTGGTCATCATCAACAAGCCGGCAGGTATGGTGGTGCATCCGGCGGCCGGCAACTGGAGCGGCACCTTGCTCAATGCCTTGCTGCACCGCTATGCGGAAGCAGCTCAGGTGCCGCGCGCGGGCATCGTGCACCGGCTCGACAAGGACACAAGCGGGTTGATGGTGGTAGCCCGCGACCGCAGCACGATGGACCAGCTGGTGCAGCAGATTGCGGCACGCGAAGTCGGGCGCGAATACTGGGCGATAGGCCAGGGGCACTGGAAACGCGGGTCGGAGCAGGCCTGCAGCGTCGATGCCGCCATCGGCCGCGATCCGCGCAACCGGCTGCGCATGGCTGTGGTGGATCTGGCGCACCAGTCCGGCAAGACCGCGCGTACCGACATCACGCTCGTCGGCAACAGCACCACCGGCGGCGCACCGGCCTGCTGGGTGCAGTGCAAGCTGCACACCGGGCGTACACACCAGATCCGCGTGCACATGCAGCATCTGGGGCATCCGCTGCTGGGCGATGCCACCTATGGCGGTGCGCAGGCCTGGGGCATGCAGCGTCAGGCCTTGCATGCCTTCCGGCTTTCGCTGCGGCATCCCGTTACGGGGCAGCCCTTACAATGCGTGGCGCCGCTGCCTGCCGACATGCACGATGCCCTGCAGGCCATGGGGCTGCCGCCGCAGGCGCCTGCATTCTTTCCTGTCCAGCCATGA
- a CDS encoding outer membrane protein assembly factor BamD: MQKTMRTGPLSRVYSPALLAGCMAVLLSACSAPPTLQEKTSSWSPNKIYSEARSESNSGGFEQAIPLYDVLEGRAAGTPLAQQAQLEKAYAQFQNGDIAEASATLDRFIRLNPSSPALDYAMYMKGVVNFNNKEGWLTFLSTQDLAERDMQAAKDSFEAFRELVTRFPDSRYAADARKRMTYIVNAMAKSEVAIASYYFKRGAYVAAINRAQSTISNYQGTPAQEEALAILMSSYDRLGLEQPRDDAQRVLAQNFPESRYLEKGYKAERKSFWKLW, encoded by the coding sequence ATGCAAAAAACAATGCGTACCGGTCCATTATCCCGCGTTTACAGCCCGGCCCTGCTCGCCGGCTGCATGGCAGTGCTGCTGTCCGCATGCTCCGCACCGCCCACGCTGCAGGAAAAAACCTCCAGCTGGAGCCCCAACAAGATCTACAGCGAAGCCCGCAGCGAGAGCAACTCGGGCGGCTTCGAGCAGGCCATCCCCCTGTACGACGTGCTCGAAGGCCGCGCCGCCGGCACCCCCTTGGCACAGCAGGCCCAGCTGGAAAAGGCCTACGCCCAGTTCCAGAACGGCGACATCGCCGAGGCCAGTGCCACGCTGGACCGTTTCATCCGCCTCAACCCCTCCAGCCCGGCACTCGATTACGCCATGTACATGAAGGGTGTGGTCAACTTCAACAACAAGGAAGGCTGGCTGACCTTCCTGAGCACGCAGGATCTGGCCGAGCGCGACATGCAGGCCGCCAAGGACTCCTTCGAGGCCTTCCGCGAGCTGGTCACGCGCTTCCCGGATTCCCGCTATGCGGCCGATGCCCGCAAGCGCATGACCTACATCGTCAACGCCATGGCCAAGTCGGAGGTGGCGATTGCCTCCTACTACTTCAAGCGCGGCGCCTATGTGGCCGCCATCAACCGTGCGCAATCCACCATCAGCAACTACCAGGGCACGCCGGCCCAGGAAGAAGCACTGGCCATCCTGATGAGCTCCTACGACCGCCTCGGCCTGGAGCAGCCGCGTGACGATGCCCAGCGCGTGCTGGCGCAGAACTTCCCCGAGAGCCGCTACCTCGAGAAGGGCTACAAGGCCGAGCGCAAGTCCTTCTGGAAGCTCTGGTAA